From a single Streptomyces liliifuscus genomic region:
- a CDS encoding GNAT family N-acetyltransferase: MTIVIRRARPEEYEAVGEITAQAYLGDGLLDFGESDEYLGELRDVAKRAAAADVLVAVVGTGAAERVVGGVTFVPSGGPMADIAREGEAEIRMLAVAKEARGHGAGEALVRACVERARATDGCVRVVLSTQRTMHSAHRIYGRLGFTRAPDRDWNPIPDLDDIMLLTYELTL; this comes from the coding sequence ATGACCATCGTGATCAGACGGGCGAGGCCCGAGGAGTACGAGGCTGTGGGCGAGATCACCGCGCAGGCCTATCTCGGCGACGGGCTCCTCGACTTCGGGGAGAGCGACGAGTATCTGGGCGAGCTGCGGGACGTGGCGAAGCGTGCCGCCGCGGCCGACGTACTGGTGGCCGTGGTGGGGACGGGCGCGGCCGAGCGGGTCGTCGGCGGCGTGACCTTCGTCCCGTCCGGCGGACCGATGGCCGACATCGCGCGCGAGGGCGAGGCCGAGATACGGATGCTGGCGGTCGCGAAGGAGGCCCGCGGGCACGGGGCGGGCGAGGCCCTCGTGCGCGCCTGCGTCGAGCGTGCCCGGGCCACGGACGGCTGTGTACGCGTCGTGCTGTCCACCCAGCGCACCATGCACAGCGCCCATCGCATCTACGGACGCCTCGGCTTCACCCGCGCCCCGGACCGCGACTGGAACCCGATCCCGGACCTCGACGACATCATGCTGCTCACCTACGAGTTGACACTCTGA